A DNA window from Sylvia atricapilla isolate bSylAtr1 chromosome 6, bSylAtr1.pri, whole genome shotgun sequence contains the following coding sequences:
- the GOLGA5 gene encoding golgin subfamily A member 5 → MSWLADLAGKAEDLLNRVDQGAASALSKKDTSSSAVYDNKTLDSTNEYSEVRQHTGELKYQTSSKAAYISSAAENIKHQKATILAGTANVKTARRTSSEATSPVENASTPRAASHFVRRKKSEPDDELLFDFLNSSEKEPNGRIDPKKEKSKAPVLQNHSRTSSISSVSTSTQSTKTTEDNSIRSQGNETPDSSDSGLGAQGNGLRDSSLGAVTSPSLSANDDSKSHELSNLRLENQLLRNEVQSLNQEVASLIQRSKETQEELSKSREKVEKWNADHSKSDRVVRELQARVDDLTEAVGAKDSQLAVLKVRLQEADQLLSTRTEALEALQSEKSRIIQDHSEGSSLQNQALQTLQERLRDADSALKREQESYKQMQNEFAARLSKVEAERQNLAEGITVAERKYLDEKRRADELQQQVRVTKSHLESAKQELTDYKQKATRILQSKEKLINSLKEGSGIEGLDSNTASTVELEELRHERDTQREEIQKLMGQIQQMRTELQDMETQQVSEAESVREQLQDLQEQISAHKMAKQEAEAELERQKQELHYTEEELYRTKNTLQSRIKDREEEIQKLRNQLTNKTLSSSSQTELENRLHQLTETLIQKQTMLESLSTEKNSLVYQLERLEQQLKAIQGTSANGPSINMAGIDGAEGARLRSVPVLFSDADTSAAGMYGRVRKAASTIDQFSIRLGIFLRRYPIARVFVIIYMALLHLWVMIVLLTYSPEMHHDSPSGR, encoded by the exons ATGTCTTGGCTTGCTGATCTcgctggaaaggcagaggatcTGCTCAACAGAGTTGATCAAGGAGCTGCATCAGCTCTGAGCAAAAAAGACACATCAAGCAGTGCAGTTTATGATAACAAGACATTGGACTCTACCAATGAATATTCTGAAGTGCGCCAGCATACTGGAGAACTGAAATACCAGACATCATCCAAAGCAGCCTACAtctcctcagcagctgaaaatattaaacACCAAAAGGCCACAATCCTGGCAGGAACAGCAAATGTTAAAACAGCACGTAGGACATCCTCAGAGGCAACTTCTCCAGTAGAAAATGCTTccacacccagagctgcctcacattttgtgagaagaaaaaagtcagaACCTGATGATGAGTTGCTATTTGATTTTCTCAACAGTTCAGAAAAAGAACCTAATGGAAGGATAGATCCTAAAAAGGAGAAGAGCAAGGCACCTGTTCTTCAGAATCACTCTCGGACTTCAAGCATTAGTTCTGTGTCTACCAGTACACAGAGTACAAAAACTACTGAAGATAATTCCATCAGGAGCCAAGGCAATG AAACTCCAGACAGTTCGGACTCCgggctgggagcacaagggaatggcctgaggGATTCATCACTGGGTGCAGTAACCAGCCCCAGCCTTTCAGCTAATGATGATTCCAAATCACACGAGCTGTCCAATCTTCGCCTGGAGAACCAGCTGCTGCGAAATGAAGTTCAGTCTTTAAATCAAGAAGTGGCTTCATTAATACAGAGATCCAAAGAAACACAAGAAG AACTGAGCAAATCCCGGGAGAAGGTGGAGAAGTGGAATGCTGACCATTCAAAGAGTGACAGGGTGGTTAGAGAGCTTCAGGCTCGAGTGGATGATCTGACAGAAGCTGTTGGTGCCAAAGATTCACAGCTAGCTGTACTGAAAGTACGGCTGCAAGAAGCTGATCAGCTCCTAAGTACTCGGACAGAAGCTTTGGAAGCACTGCAGAGTGAAAAATCACG GATAATACAAGACCACAGTGAAGGAAGTAGTTTACAAAATCAAGCCCTTCAAACCCTTCAGGAGAGGCTGCGTGATGCAGACTCTGCACTCAAGCGAGAACAAGAGAGTTACAAGCAAATGCAG AATGAGTTTGCTGCTCGTCTCAGTAAAGTGGAAGCTGAACGTCAGAACCTGGCAGAAGGGATAACTGTAGCAGAGAGAAAGTATTTAGATGAGAAGAGGCGAGCTGATGAGCTTCAGCAGCAAGTCAGAGTAACTAAAAGCCACCTAGAATCTGCAAAACAGGAACTGACAGACTATAAACAGAAAGCTACTCGCATTCTCCAG tctaaagAAAAGTTGATAAACAGCTTAAAAGAAGGCTCTGGTATTGAAGGCCTGGACAGCAATACAGCAAGCACAGTGGAACTGGAGGAACTGAGACATGAGCGAGACACTCAGAGggaagaaatacaaaaactaATGGGGCAAATACAACAGATGAGAACAGAGCTGCAG GATATGGAGACGCAGCAGGTAAGCGAAGCTGAGTCAGTGAGAGAGCAGCTTCAAGACCTACAAGAGCAAATATCAGCCCATAAAATGGCCAAGCAAGAGGCAGAAGCTGAACTAGAACGGCAAAAACAG GAACTCCATTATACTGAAGAAGAATTGTATCGAACAAAGAATACTTtgcaaagcagaataaaagacagagaggaagaaattcaGAAGCTCAGAAATCAG cTCACAAACAAGACTCTAAGCAGTAGTAGTCAGACAGAATTAGAAAACCGGCTTCATCAGCTGACAGAAACACTAATTCAGAAGCAAACCATGTTAGAGAGcctgagcacagagaaaaactCCCTTGTGTACCAGCTGGAACGGCTcgagcagcagctgaaggctATTCAAGGCACAAGTGCTAATGGACCTTCCATTAACATGGCAGGCATTGATGGTGCTGAAG GCGCCCGTCTGCGCAGTGTTCCTGTGCTGTTCAGTGACGCGGACACCAGCGCGGCAGGAATGTACGGCAGGGTCCGCAAAGCCGCCAGTACCATCGACCAGTTCAG CATCCGGCTGGGAATCTTTCTGAGGCGATACCCCATAGCAAGAGTCTTTGTAATCATTTACATG gcaTTGCTTCATCTCTGGGTTATGATTGTTCTCCTTACCTACAGCCCAGAAATGCATCATGACAGTCCCAGTGGCAGGTAG